A genomic window from Candidatus Nitrosoglobus terrae includes:
- the gdhA gene encoding NADP-specific glutamate dehydrogenase, whose product MILDVETRILRIFKEVVQRNPGESDFHQAVKEVVETLGPVLHKHPEYAEHKIIERICEPERQIIFRVPWQDDNGEVHINRGFRVGFNSALGPYKGGLRFHPSVYLGTIKFLGFEQVFKNAITGMPLGGAKGGADFDPKGRSDSEVMRFCQSFMTELYRHLGEYTDVPAGDIGVGGREIGYLFGQYKRITNRYESGVITGKNPHWSGSLVRREATGYGCAFFVDEMLKVRHDTIEGKICIVSGSGNVAIYAMEKLLALGAKVVACSDSDGVIHHPKGIHLDTVKRLKEIERHRICDYASEHKDAQYIAGGNIWDIPCQIAMPCATQNELDERSARQLIANGCIAVGEGANMPTTPGGVKAFHEAKIAYGPGKAANAGGVATSALEMQQNASRDAWSFEFTEKRLQEIMRNIHHECYETAAEYGDSSNYVIGSNISGFHRVAEAMLAFGVI is encoded by the coding sequence ATAATTTTGGACGTTGAAACGAGAATTTTGCGCATTTTCAAGGAAGTAGTGCAGCGCAATCCAGGTGAATCTGATTTTCATCAGGCGGTTAAGGAAGTGGTTGAGACCCTCGGCCCAGTGTTACATAAGCATCCAGAATATGCTGAGCATAAGATTATAGAGCGTATCTGTGAGCCAGAGCGGCAAATCATCTTTCGGGTTCCATGGCAGGATGATAATGGGGAAGTGCATATTAATCGTGGTTTTCGAGTAGGTTTCAACAGTGCGCTTGGGCCTTATAAAGGTGGATTACGCTTCCATCCATCAGTATACCTAGGAACTATTAAGTTTCTTGGTTTTGAGCAAGTATTCAAAAATGCTATTACAGGTATGCCGCTTGGTGGGGCTAAAGGAGGAGCGGACTTCGATCCTAAAGGCCGAAGTGATAGTGAAGTGATGCGATTCTGTCAGAGCTTTATGACAGAGCTTTATCGCCATTTAGGTGAATATACCGATGTCCCAGCAGGTGATATTGGTGTAGGTGGGCGCGAGATTGGCTACCTATTTGGCCAATATAAACGTATTACTAATCGCTATGAGTCTGGAGTAATTACGGGTAAGAATCCGCATTGGAGCGGTTCTTTAGTACGGCGTGAGGCTACTGGTTATGGTTGTGCATTTTTTGTTGATGAAATGCTAAAGGTGCGTCATGACACAATTGAGGGTAAGATTTGTATAGTTTCTGGCTCTGGTAATGTAGCCATCTATGCGATGGAAAAACTATTAGCGTTGGGGGCAAAGGTGGTTGCTTGTTCTGATTCTGATGGCGTTATTCATCATCCAAAGGGTATTCATCTGGATACAGTAAAACGGCTTAAAGAGATCGAGCGACATCGAATCTGTGACTATGCTAGTGAGCATAAAGATGCCCAATATATTGCGGGTGGTAATATTTGGGATATCCCATGCCAGATAGCAATGCCTTGCGCTACACAAAATGAGCTTGATGAACGCTCAGCACGCCAATTGATAGCAAATGGCTGTATTGCTGTGGGTGAGGGAGCTAATATGCCAACTACCCCTGGGGGAGTAAAGGCATTTCATGAAGCAAAGATAGCCTACGGTCCTGGTAAAGCAGCGAATGCGGGCGGGGTAGCTACTTCAGCACTAGAGATGCAACAAAATGCTAGCCGTGATGCTTGGAGCTTTGAATTTACAGAAAAACGTTTACAGGAGATTATGCGTAATATTCATCATGAATGTTATGAGACTGCTGCGGAATATGGTGATTCTAGTAATTATGTGATTGGTTCTAATATTTCTGGATTTCATCGAGTGGCAGAGGCAATGTTAGCGTTTGGCGTAATTTAG
- a CDS encoding HlyD family secretion protein has translation MNTPTKIHPKAIRARRNRRLWLFTLILVIAALAYASYWWSNARFWIWTDNAFVTGNLVPLEAQATGIITDVLAEETQQVNKGDILVRLDAHVAQANLGRTEGQLGLEVRRIGALYANRRQVERTLKSRLALLDVVRHDVARYKKALPSGAVSKQTLQNAIDRMNSLEADVQETDQALEAVQSQVGGTTVREHPAIIAATNELISAYIEYVRQNIPSPATGYVAKRKAQVGDRVMPGNLLMTIVPLDHLWVEVNVRETELRQVRPGQPALVYVDVFGDTYTFHGTVEGIVPGTGSVFALLPPDNAVGNFIHIVQRVPVRIGLPKEELLKHPIRPGLSTITHINVGNPGHPVSSSLVTNSSHEYATNVYANEITDAKAIAKEIVDQNMVVSE, from the coding sequence ATGAATACACCTACTAAAATTCACCCTAAAGCAATCCGCGCACGTCGCAATCGCCGCCTTTGGCTCTTTACGCTAATTTTGGTAATAGCCGCATTAGCTTATGCTAGCTATTGGTGGAGTAATGCTCGTTTTTGGATATGGACAGACAATGCCTTTGTAACAGGCAATCTTGTTCCATTAGAAGCTCAGGCAACAGGAATTATTACTGATGTTTTGGCTGAAGAAACGCAGCAAGTTAATAAAGGAGATATCCTAGTTCGCCTTGATGCCCACGTTGCACAAGCTAATTTAGGCCGAACTGAAGGTCAGCTAGGGTTAGAAGTACGTAGAATCGGTGCCCTATATGCTAACAGACGACAGGTAGAACGAACCCTTAAATCTCGTTTAGCTTTACTCGATGTAGTCCGCCATGACGTAGCTCGCTACAAAAAAGCCCTACCGAGCGGTGCAGTATCTAAACAGACCCTGCAGAATGCTATTGATCGTATGAATTCACTTGAGGCCGATGTCCAAGAAACCGACCAGGCGCTCGAGGCCGTCCAATCACAGGTAGGAGGAACTACTGTACGAGAGCACCCTGCTATTATAGCTGCTACAAACGAGCTTATTAGTGCCTATATAGAATATGTACGGCAAAATATTCCATCACCCGCCACGGGTTATGTAGCTAAACGCAAAGCGCAAGTAGGGGATCGGGTCATGCCGGGTAATCTGCTCATGACAATTGTGCCCTTAGATCACTTGTGGGTAGAAGTGAATGTACGAGAAACTGAACTACGCCAAGTACGGCCTGGCCAACCCGCATTAGTATATGTCGATGTCTTTGGGGATACTTACACATTTCATGGAACAGTAGAAGGAATAGTGCCTGGGACCGGAAGTGTATTTGCTCTGCTCCCCCCAGATAACGCCGTAGGTAACTTTATTCATATTGTTCAACGTGTACCCGTACGTATTGGTTTACCGAAAGAAGAGCTCTTAAAACATCCTATACGCCCAGGATTATCAACTATCACCCATATTAATGTGGGTAACCCAGGGCATCCAGTCAGCAGCTCACTGGTAACTAATTCTAGCCATGAATATGCAACGAACGTTTACGCCAATGAAATCACTGATGCAAAAGCTATCGCTAAGGAGATTGTAGATCAAAACATGGTTGTCTCAGAATAA
- a CDS encoding efflux transporter outer membrane subunit produces MTVQSTSRSQYSLRFIVIGCILFISGCAWLPHGGKRAEYLDPASMEMEHTLGEAHEHEFTLPDWPKDRWWEQFESAELNHLIEVALADNPGLKAAGARLKEADSIIKIQGAGLLPFLEAEGELSVERLSENGVFAALNPQVAGLNLSIAQINPLSFRYNLDFWGRNRSLMEAALGRSMAEKAERAEVWLQLTTSIAKSYFHGLATYQQLSLLETMLAIREDLLNLSQVRVQSGLDDARRVMEATESLETTNKRIAGTKDLLEFYQYTLARLSGHGPDVGEELFKDSVTIPRGIPLPENLPIGLLAHRPDLTAAMYRAQAAAKLIKAAKAQFYPTINLNAFAGFNALTLRGDSINLPALLFSHASLAYGGGPSFSVPYFEGGRLRGELQAERAAYDNAVNLYNGTLLEAMKEVAESLSAWHQTRKILEAHHRLLGSARGEWRLTKVRVRTGLDDRREMLTRQFAVLDQKFALRAIEADELAAMIELIEALGGGAIEAAANPSPTEQQTQEKTKDTQHTQQEDQRAQQAAG; encoded by the coding sequence ATGACAGTTCAATCTACTTCAAGAAGCCAATATAGTTTAAGGTTCATCGTTATAGGGTGTATTCTTTTTATTAGCGGATGCGCTTGGCTCCCTCATGGCGGAAAACGGGCTGAGTACTTAGACCCCGCCTCCATGGAAATGGAACACACTCTTGGGGAAGCTCATGAGCACGAATTCACTCTCCCTGACTGGCCCAAGGATCGTTGGTGGGAGCAGTTCGAAAGCGCTGAACTTAACCATTTAATCGAGGTAGCCCTTGCCGATAATCCAGGCCTTAAAGCCGCCGGCGCCCGATTAAAAGAAGCAGACTCTATCATCAAAATCCAAGGTGCCGGACTCCTTCCCTTCCTAGAGGCAGAAGGCGAGCTTAGCGTAGAGCGTCTTTCAGAAAATGGTGTATTTGCCGCCTTAAACCCTCAGGTAGCTGGATTAAACCTTAGTATTGCACAAATCAACCCCCTGAGTTTTCGCTACAACTTAGACTTCTGGGGAAGGAATCGTTCCTTGATGGAAGCGGCCCTAGGCCGATCTATGGCTGAAAAAGCCGAAAGAGCTGAGGTATGGCTGCAACTGACTACCAGTATTGCTAAATCTTATTTTCACGGATTAGCCACTTATCAGCAACTTAGTTTGCTAGAAACAATGCTAGCCATTCGTGAAGATCTATTAAACCTATCTCAGGTTCGAGTCCAATCTGGACTAGATGATGCGAGAAGAGTCATGGAGGCTACCGAATCATTAGAGACCACTAACAAGCGAATTGCTGGCACTAAAGATCTATTGGAATTTTATCAATATACGCTGGCTCGATTAAGCGGCCATGGGCCTGATGTAGGAGAAGAGTTATTTAAAGACTCGGTGACTATCCCTCGGGGGATTCCATTACCTGAGAATTTACCTATTGGGCTTCTAGCTCATCGACCTGATCTCACGGCGGCGATGTATCGTGCTCAGGCAGCTGCTAAGCTGATTAAGGCGGCTAAAGCTCAATTTTATCCCACTATCAATTTAAATGCCTTCGCCGGCTTTAATGCGTTAACCCTCAGAGGAGATAGTATCAACCTACCGGCTTTGCTCTTCTCCCACGCTAGCCTTGCTTATGGGGGTGGGCCGAGTTTTAGTGTGCCTTATTTTGAAGGGGGTCGTTTGCGGGGTGAGCTGCAAGCAGAGCGGGCGGCTTATGATAATGCGGTTAATCTCTACAATGGGACCTTGCTGGAGGCGATGAAAGAGGTAGCAGAAAGTCTAAGTGCCTGGCACCAAACCCGAAAAATACTTGAAGCCCATCATCGTTTGTTAGGTTCAGCCAGAGGAGAGTGGCGCCTGACTAAAGTACGGGTTCGAACTGGGTTAGATGATCGTCGAGAGATGCTAACACGGCAGTTTGCAGTATTAGATCAAAAATTTGCATTAAGGGCTATTGAAGCAGATGAATTGGCAGCAATGATAGAGTTAATTGAAGCGCTAGGGGGCGGAGCCATAGAGGCCGCGGCAAACCCTAGCCCGACAGAGCAACAAACTCAAGAAAAAACCAAAGACACTCAACATACTCAACAAGAAGATCAACGCGCTCAACAGGCAGCTGGTTAA
- a CDS encoding efflux transporter outer membrane subunit, translating to MIAQFTLKDQYRLGFVVGCLPLIAACAWLPHGGKRAEYLDPASMEMEHTLGEAHEHEFTLPDWPKDRWWEQFESAELNHLIEVALADNPGLKAAGARLKEADSIIKIQGAGLLPFLEAEGSFSTERISSHGIGALSIDAENPFPDLGAGLPGHGLADFSLGISGKTISLGIINPLSFRYNLDFWGRNRSLMEAALGRSMAEKAERAEVWLQLTTSIAKSYFHGLATYQQLSLLETMLAIREDLLNLSQVRVQSGLDDARRVMEATESLETTNKRIAGTKDLLEFYQYTLARLSGHGPDVGEELFKDSVTIPRGIPLPENLPIGLLAHRPDLTAAMYRAQAAAKLIKAAKAQFYPTINLNAFAGFNAMSILSAGAFSDILFSHGSVAYGGGPSFSVPYFEGGRLRGELQAERAAYDNAVNLYNGTLLEAMKEVAESLSAWHQTRKILEAHHRLLGSARGEWRLTKVRVRTGLDDRREMLTRQFAVLDQKFALRAIEADELAAMIELIEALGGGAIEAAANPSPTEQQTQEKTKDTQHTQQEDQRAQQAAG from the coding sequence ATGATAGCTCAGTTTACTTTAAAGGATCAGTATCGCTTAGGGTTTGTAGTAGGGTGTCTGCCGCTTATTGCTGCATGTGCTTGGCTCCCTCATGGCGGAAAACGGGCTGAGTACTTAGACCCCGCCTCCATGGAAATGGAACACACTCTTGGGGAAGCTCATGAGCACGAATTCACTCTCCCTGACTGGCCCAAGGATCGTTGGTGGGAGCAGTTCGAAAGCGCTGAACTTAACCATTTAATCGAGGTAGCCCTTGCCGATAATCCAGGCCTTAAAGCCGCCGGCGCCCGATTAAAAGAAGCAGACTCTATCATCAAAATCCAAGGTGCCGGACTCCTTCCCTTCCTAGAGGCAGAAGGCAGCTTTAGTACGGAACGTATTTCATCCCATGGAATAGGTGCCCTAAGCATAGATGCGGAAAACCCATTTCCTGACCTTGGAGCAGGGCTACCTGGGCATGGCCTAGCTGATTTTAGTCTAGGAATATCTGGAAAAACTATCAGTCTAGGGATTATCAACCCCCTGAGTTTTCGCTACAACTTAGACTTCTGGGGAAGGAATCGTTCCTTGATGGAAGCGGCCCTAGGCCGATCTATGGCTGAAAAAGCCGAAAGAGCTGAGGTATGGCTGCAACTGACTACCAGTATTGCTAAATCTTATTTTCACGGATTAGCCACTTATCAGCAACTTAGTTTGCTAGAAACAATGCTAGCCATTCGTGAAGATCTATTAAACCTATCTCAGGTTCGAGTCCAATCTGGACTAGATGATGCGAGAAGAGTCATGGAGGCTACCGAATCATTAGAGACCACTAACAAGCGAATTGCTGGCACTAAAGATCTATTGGAATTTTATCAATATACGCTGGCTCGATTAAGCGGCCATGGGCCTGATGTAGGAGAAGAGTTATTTAAAGACTCGGTGACTATCCCTCGGGGGATTCCATTACCTGAGAATTTACCTATTGGGCTTCTAGCTCATCGACCTGATCTCACGGCGGCGATGTATCGTGCTCAGGCAGCTGCTAAGCTGATTAAGGCGGCTAAAGCTCAATTTTATCCCACTATCAATTTAAATGCCTTCGCCGGCTTTAATGCTATGAGTATATTAAGTGCTGGGGCTTTTTCTGATATTTTATTCTCTCATGGTAGTGTTGCTTATGGGGGTGGGCCGAGTTTTAGTGTGCCTTATTTTGAAGGGGGTCGTTTGCGGGGTGAGCTGCAAGCAGAGCGGGCGGCTTATGATAATGCGGTTAATCTCTACAATGGGACCTTGCTGGAGGCGATGAAAGAGGTAGCAGAAAGTCTAAGTGCCTGGCACCAAACCCGAAAAATACTTGAAGCCCATCATCGTTTGTTAGGTTCAGCCAGAGGAGAGTGGCGCCTGACTAAAGTACGGGTTCGAACTGGGTTAGATGATCGTCGAGAGATGCTAACACGGCAGTTTGCAGTATTAGATCAAAAATTTGCATTAAGGGCTATTGAAGCAGATGAATTGGCAGCAATGATAGAGTTAATTGAAGCGCTAGGGGGCGGAGCCATAGAGGCCGCGGCAAACCCTAGCCCGACAGAGCAACAAACTCAAGAAAAAACCAAAGACACTCAACATACTCAACAAGAAGATCAACGCGCTCAACAGGCAGCTGGTTAA
- a CDS encoding MFS transporter, with protein MKKPVIFSKRLRGWHFGLLNITLGLGHILVMFNGGSYLALEPHAAGDLEGTFVSFMGWSQTNLMLAMALGFPIGRTLAERYGNYRVYVTAFILFAAASYLCAISDSYLRFLWARILLGFSGGLTLLLGQEILLNEYPARLKVLGVSIWGVLTITPFTLAGSIGGWFADELNWRYFFYLSIILSLIIAGIVGSLLYARGFKYRYRQFDFIGFLLFACTMYGIQTLLNMGNDFDWLNSPFLRKVLLFTLVAFPCFIIWEIDKRRPLVDLKLFAHRNFAIGIICLVVGFFSLQGLISLLTVQIQVLLGYSSTLAGLEFVPILLLSAPAVAIMHILSKRMDARLLACLSLLGLATASYWIGLYDDPASFDQIRWPLLFEGFFLGSFVAPLTAVTLHGLSGAQVLRAAEIVNMLRVTAGGLGISFQNIVIYRRAPYHQLHLSNYFGGRFFPSFDSLGQLSSKLTGIGYNDGMIKAYLGRLIHRASNILAVADAFILGACIFLGLAILVWFAYPTHSPIPPSPKKLGIREAKEVKAP; from the coding sequence ATGAAAAAACCAGTTATTTTCTCCAAGCGTCTACGCGGATGGCACTTCGGTCTCCTTAACATTACCCTTGGCCTTGGACACATACTAGTCATGTTCAATGGAGGAAGTTATTTGGCCCTTGAGCCCCATGCTGCTGGAGACCTAGAAGGAACCTTTGTCAGTTTTATGGGCTGGTCACAGACAAATCTCATGCTTGCGATGGCGCTAGGTTTCCCTATTGGTCGTACGCTAGCAGAGCGATATGGTAATTATCGAGTATATGTAACCGCATTTATCCTATTTGCTGCCGCCTCATACTTATGTGCTATCAGCGACAGTTATCTACGATTTTTATGGGCTCGTATTCTACTTGGTTTCTCTGGTGGTCTTACACTCCTTCTAGGCCAAGAAATACTACTCAATGAGTACCCAGCACGTCTTAAGGTATTAGGAGTATCCATATGGGGGGTACTCACTATTACTCCCTTTACGCTTGCTGGATCAATAGGCGGATGGTTTGCTGATGAGCTTAATTGGCGCTACTTTTTCTACCTGAGTATTATTCTTTCTTTGATTATCGCCGGCATTGTTGGATCGCTGCTATATGCTCGTGGATTCAAATATCGATATCGCCAATTTGATTTTATTGGCTTTCTCCTCTTTGCTTGTACCATGTACGGCATTCAGACACTTCTAAATATGGGCAATGATTTTGATTGGCTAAATTCACCTTTTCTCCGTAAAGTGCTGCTCTTCACGCTCGTGGCTTTTCCTTGTTTTATTATTTGGGAAATAGACAAACGCCGGCCATTAGTAGATTTGAAACTGTTTGCGCACCGTAATTTTGCTATTGGTATAATTTGCCTAGTTGTCGGATTTTTCTCACTCCAAGGGTTAATCTCACTGCTTACTGTTCAAATTCAGGTACTACTAGGCTATTCATCTACCCTTGCAGGTCTAGAATTTGTACCTATCCTTTTATTAAGCGCCCCCGCAGTTGCCATCATGCATATACTCAGTAAGCGTATGGATGCCCGCCTACTTGCTTGTCTCAGCCTGCTTGGACTCGCTACAGCTTCTTACTGGATAGGATTATATGACGATCCAGCTTCATTTGATCAGATTCGCTGGCCACTACTATTTGAAGGATTTTTCTTAGGATCATTTGTTGCCCCACTTACCGCAGTTACCTTGCATGGATTATCAGGTGCCCAAGTATTACGAGCGGCTGAAATAGTCAATATGCTACGGGTGACTGCAGGTGGCCTTGGAATTTCCTTTCAAAATATCGTCATCTACCGACGCGCCCCCTACCATCAACTTCATTTATCAAATTATTTTGGCGGCCGATTCTTCCCATCCTTTGATTCCCTTGGCCAACTCTCCTCCAAGCTAACGGGTATTGGTTACAATGATGGCATGATAAAAGCTTATCTTGGAAGACTTATTCACCGAGCCTCCAATATTTTAGCTGTGGCTGATGCTTTTATATTAGGTGCTTGTATATTTCTAGGGCTTGCCATACTTGTCTGGTTTGCTTATCCAACCCATTCACCTATACCCCCAAGCCCTAAAAAGTTAGGAATAAGGGAAGCTAAGGAAGTTAAAGCACCCTAG
- a CDS encoding DHA2 family efflux MFS transporter permease subunit → MAKKASVIFSRRLRGWRFFLLNIALCLGNISILFSIGSYVTIQPHVAGDLEGVLVSFATWSQTDFIVSLALSFPIGRTLAERYGNYRVYVAAFILFAIASCLCAISDSFIRFLWARLLLGFFGGLAFFLGQELLINEYPNRLKVLGLAIWGILTVAPLSVAGPIGGWFADEMNWRYLFYLNTVVSLIVAGTVGSLLYQRGFKYKYRRFDFIGFILYALFMGGIAILLTLGSDFDWLESPFLRKVVILTFISLVCFIIWEIERRHPLIDLKLFMHRNFTIGVLCLFLGFFAIQGLAALLTVQLQVLLDYSSTLAAQELATLFTLSAPTIAIMHILTKRMDARILACFSFLGLAIAFYWIGFYDDPASFDQIRWPLLFEGIFIGAFFAPPTAIALHGLAATRVASAAEIINVLRFAGGGFGIASQTIVVYRRAPYHQLHLADYFGGRFFPSVDVFDQFSSKLMGIEFNANAIVSQGGRLIRQLSGILAVDDAFILGAYTFLGLAILVWFAYPTHLPIPPSPKELEIEEAEVS, encoded by the coding sequence ATGGCAAAGAAAGCATCAGTCATTTTCTCTAGGCGTCTACGGGGTTGGCGTTTTTTTCTTCTCAATATTGCCCTTTGCCTTGGAAATATATCAATCCTGTTTAGCATAGGCAGTTATGTCACTATCCAGCCCCATGTGGCTGGAGATCTGGAAGGGGTACTGGTAAGTTTTGCAACTTGGTCACAGACAGATTTTATAGTCTCATTAGCACTCAGCTTCCCCATCGGTCGCACCCTAGCAGAACGATACGGAAACTATCGGGTATATGTAGCCGCGTTTATCCTATTTGCCATTGCTTCTTGTCTCTGTGCTATCAGCGATAGCTTTATACGATTTTTATGGGCGCGTCTTTTGCTTGGCTTCTTTGGCGGCCTTGCGTTTTTTCTGGGTCAAGAACTATTAATAAACGAGTATCCCAACCGTCTTAAAGTATTAGGGCTAGCAATATGGGGAATATTAACGGTTGCTCCTCTTTCAGTCGCTGGCCCAATCGGGGGATGGTTTGCTGATGAGATGAATTGGCGCTATTTATTTTACCTAAATACCGTCGTCTCCCTAATCGTTGCCGGTACCGTCGGCTCATTGCTATACCAGCGTGGATTTAAGTATAAATATCGTCGATTTGATTTCATCGGGTTTATTCTCTATGCCCTCTTTATGGGAGGTATCGCAATTCTCCTCACGCTGGGTAGTGATTTTGATTGGCTTGAATCACCTTTTCTTCGTAAGGTGGTAATTCTCACTTTTATATCCTTAGTATGCTTTATCATTTGGGAAATAGAGAGACGCCATCCATTAATAGATTTAAAGCTATTTATGCACCGTAACTTTACTATTGGTGTACTCTGTTTATTTCTTGGATTCTTTGCAATCCAAGGATTAGCCGCGTTGCTCACCGTCCAGCTTCAGGTACTGCTAGACTACTCGTCTACTCTTGCAGCGCAAGAACTCGCAACCCTATTTACACTAAGCGCGCCAACAATCGCGATAATGCATATACTTACTAAGCGCATGGATGCCCGTATACTCGCTTGTTTCAGCTTTCTTGGGCTTGCCATAGCTTTTTACTGGATAGGATTCTATGACGATCCAGCCTCATTCGATCAGATTCGCTGGCCCCTATTATTTGAAGGTATCTTCATTGGAGCATTTTTTGCTCCGCCCACTGCAATTGCTCTTCACGGGCTAGCAGCCACTCGGGTAGCAAGTGCAGCAGAAATAATCAATGTACTACGCTTTGCTGGCGGTGGATTCGGCATCGCCTCCCAAACCATCGTCGTCTACCGACGCGCTCCCTACCACCAACTCCATTTAGCAGATTATTTTGGGGGCCGATTCTTTCCATCCGTTGATGTCTTTGATCAATTTTCCTCTAAGCTAATGGGTATTGAATTCAATGCTAACGCGATAGTAAGCCAAGGGGGAAGGCTCATTCGCCAACTTTCAGGTATTTTAGCGGTGGATGATGCTTTTATATTGGGTGCCTACACATTTCTAGGGCTTGCCATACTTGTCTGGTTTGCTTATCCAACCCATTTACCTATACCTCCAAGCCCTAAAGAACTAGAAATAGAAGAAGCAGAAGTATCATAA
- a CDS encoding L,D-transpeptidase, giving the protein MALKFYINIQLLKQRLILNEGQKVIFETSVSLAKNGFGEQMGSQCTPRGWHQIRAKIGADYPINTVFKGRRPTGEVYTPDLGKIYPNRDWILTRILWLSGLEPGKNRFGNVDTMRRYIYIHGSPDEVPMGVYGSRGCIRVHNEPLLELFKRVNPGTSVLLAEE; this is encoded by the coding sequence ATGGCACTTAAATTTTATATCAATATCCAACTACTAAAGCAGCGTCTGATTTTAAATGAGGGACAGAAAGTAATATTTGAAACTTCTGTATCGCTAGCAAAAAATGGATTTGGTGAACAAATGGGCAGCCAATGTACTCCACGTGGTTGGCATCAGATTCGGGCTAAGATTGGTGCAGACTATCCTATAAATACGGTATTTAAGGGTCGTCGGCCAACAGGGGAGGTTTATACGCCCGATTTGGGAAAAATTTACCCGAATCGGGATTGGATATTAACCCGAATTCTATGGCTAAGTGGGTTAGAACCGGGGAAGAATCGTTTTGGTAATGTAGATACTATGCGTCGTTATATTTATATTCACGGATCGCCAGATGAAGTTCCTATGGGGGTTTATGGATCTCGGGGTTGTATCCGTGTGCATAATGAGCCATTGCTTGAGTTATTTAAGCGTGTTAATCCGGGAACTTCAGTGCTATTAGCTGAGGAGTAA
- the nagZ gene encoding beta-N-acetylhexosaminidase, with product MTVGPLMVGLKGKVLDSKERKLLKHPLVGGVILFTRNYESLNQIKVLISSIHTLKKPRLLIAVDHEGGRVQRFREGFTALPPVRTLGKIYDRDPRFACHLATITGWLMAAELQAIGVDFSFAPVLDLDQGISVVIGDRAFHSEPNAVIALAEAYILGMAKAGMAAIGKHFPGHGSVSADSHIVLPVDDRSWPQIQAKDLLPFKNMIAIGLSGVMPSHVLYSAVDSLPAGFSRFWLQEVLRKQLGFQGAIISDDLSMAGAATVGEVSERVLVALEAGCDMVLVCNDFESYVSVLDRLHSIYSSNDDSSTRLLHLYGRYSLRFPKLHQHLVWKRSAQMVATYANA from the coding sequence ATAACTGTTGGCCCACTCATGGTAGGTTTAAAGGGAAAGGTACTCGACTCAAAGGAGCGGAAACTGTTAAAGCACCCTCTTGTGGGTGGAGTGATTCTTTTTACCCGTAATTATGAATCTCTTAACCAAATTAAGGTACTTATCAGTAGCATCCATACCCTTAAGAAGCCAAGACTATTAATAGCTGTAGACCATGAAGGAGGGCGTGTACAGCGTTTTCGGGAGGGTTTTACTGCACTACCTCCAGTGAGAACCTTGGGCAAGATTTACGATCGTGATCCTCGCTTTGCCTGCCATCTAGCAACCATAACTGGCTGGCTTATGGCAGCAGAATTACAAGCAATCGGTGTTGACTTTAGCTTTGCACCAGTACTAGATTTAGATCAAGGTATCAGCGTAGTGATAGGTGATCGAGCTTTTCATTCGGAGCCTAACGCGGTAATAGCTTTAGCTGAGGCTTATATTCTGGGTATGGCAAAGGCTGGAATGGCGGCTATAGGTAAGCATTTCCCTGGCCATGGATCAGTATCAGCTGATTCTCACATTGTACTTCCAGTAGATGATCGATCTTGGCCTCAGATTCAAGCTAAAGATCTCTTACCTTTTAAAAATATGATTGCCATCGGTTTGTCTGGAGTGATGCCATCCCATGTTCTTTATTCTGCTGTAGATTCTCTTCCTGCCGGATTTTCTCGTTTCTGGCTACAAGAAGTATTACGCAAGCAGCTAGGTTTTCAGGGGGCTATTATTAGTGATGACTTAAGTATGGCTGGAGCCGCCACAGTAGGGGAAGTTAGCGAGCGGGTACTCGTAGCCTTGGAGGCTGGGTGCGATATGGTATTAGTTTGTAATGATTTTGAAAGTTATGTTTCTGTGCTAGATAGACTCCATAGTATTTATAGTAGCAATGATGATTCCTCTACACGCCTACTTCATCTTTACGGGCGTTATTCCTTAAGATTTCCCAAACTGCATCAGCATTTAGTTTGGAAAAGATCAGCCCAAATGGTTGCTACCTATGCTAATGCCTAA